One genomic segment of Arcobacter porcinus includes these proteins:
- a CDS encoding c-type cytochrome translates to MRKVLLISLIVLFSACSSEDKSIKKENTNSNNIEEIKNEDVFKDAIVDSDMIEDEFMKKEIDAKNLYKACSSCHGEKGEFAALGVSKPINSFSKEELLISFYGYIDGTYGGSFKNIMKPHLETKSKEELELLAEYIVDLQ, encoded by the coding sequence ATGAGAAAAGTTTTATTAATAAGCCTAATAGTATTGTTTTCAGCTTGTTCAAGTGAAGATAAAAGTATAAAAAAAGAGAATACAAATTCTAATAATATAGAAGAGATTAAAAATGAAGATGTATTCAAAGATGCAATAGTTGATTCTGATATGATTGAAGATGAGTTTATGAAAAAAGAGATAGATGCAAAAAACTTATATAAAGCTTGTAGCTCTTGTCATGGAGAAAAAGGTGAATTTGCTGCTCTTGGAGTATCAAAACCAATTAATAGTTTCTCAAAAGAGGAGTTGCTGATCTCATTTTATGGATATATAGATGGAACTTACGGTGGTTCATTTAAGAATATAATGAAACCTCATTTAGAAACAAAAAGCAAAGAAGAGTTAGAACTTTTAGCAGAATATATTGTTGATTTACAATAA
- a CDS encoding peptidylprolyl isomerase: MSKNRYGQELKEYNFTKEELSKFNYAKFTTSKGEIILSLFNQETPNTVSNFVSLVNDGFYNGLNFHRVIPGFMAQGGCPNGTGTGGPDWSIACEVNAEKQVHNKGSLSMAHAGRDTGGSQFFICFVPCPHLDRNHTVFGEIAKDDNKSFETLDNITQGDKIVSIEILEKL, encoded by the coding sequence ATGAGTAAAAATAGATATGGACAAGAGTTAAAAGAATATAATTTTACAAAAGAAGAACTTTCAAAATTCAACTACGCAAAATTCACAACTTCTAAAGGTGAAATAATTTTAAGTTTATTTAATCAAGAAACTCCAAATACAGTTTCAAATTTTGTAAGCTTAGTAAATGATGGTTTTTATAATGGTTTAAATTTCCATAGAGTAATTCCTGGTTTTATGGCTCAAGGTGGTTGTCCAAATGGAACTGGAACAGGTGGACCTGATTGGTCAATAGCTTGTGAAGTTAATGCAGAGAAACAAGTTCATAATAAAGGAAGTCTTTCAATGGCACATGCTGGTAGAGATACAGGAGGAAGTCAATTCTTTATATGTTTTGTTCCTTGTCCTCATTTAGATAGAAATCATACTGTTTTTGGTGAAATTGCTAAAGATGATAATAAAAGTTTTGAAACACTTGATAATATAACTCAAGGTGATAAAATAGTTTCTATTGAAATCTTAGAAAAACTATAA
- a CDS encoding ComEA family DNA-binding protein, translated as MRKIVAFIMLFGALFLGALDLQTASKSELMSIKGIGDKKADSIIEYRKSNTITKPEDLKNIKGFGDTIIANIKNDIKINDNKNIGKNNSDKNQSNKDKSKNEIISKSKEK; from the coding sequence ATGAGAAAAATTGTTGCATTTATTATGTTGTTTGGTGCTTTATTTTTAGGAGCTCTTGACCTACAAACTGCTTCTAAATCTGAGTTGATGTCTATTAAAGGTATTGGAGATAAAAAAGCTGATTCTATTATTGAATATAGAAAATCAAATACTATCACAAAACCAGAAGATCTTAAAAATATTAAAGGTTTCGGAGATACTATTATAGCTAATATTAAAAATGATATTAAAATTAATGATAATAAAAATATTGGAAAAAATAATAGTGACAAAAATCAGTCAAATAAAGATAAGTCTAAAAACGAAATAATATCTAAGTCTAAAGAAAAATAA